Within the Sarcophilus harrisii chromosome 2, mSarHar1.11, whole genome shotgun sequence genome, the region GGTGACTGCTTATGTTAATCGCTTGATAGCTTCAATCCACTCAGCTCTCTCTGCTTTGCTGCTGGCCTGGATGTAGTAGTGGACGTCATCCTTAGTGATCACTTTGAAGAGGTTGCCCTGCACGTTGCCTTTAACACCTACAGGGAAAAGCCATCTAGTGAAATTGAGTTACTTTTAAAACAAGCGTTGAGCTtccatttaataataaatttgctCTTGCCCACCAGGTAAGAAAGAAAGCTTTGTCCTATTGAAGCTTGGCCTGTTAAGAAAATACACTTGTACCTGTGATATTTAACAAAGCAGTGCCAAACAATGCTAGGTGAGGTTTGGAGAGGGAAGTGGTTGGAAGCCAGCAGATGTTTGCCAAAGTTAATGGAAATGGAGGAATGCCTTCACAATGCATATTGTTTGTTTTATCATGCATATGAATTGAAGGGTCCTTCacagtatttattaaaattaagtgCCTCTAGACAGTTCTCAAAAGAGTAATCATAAGTGGCAAATCTAGATTGGGAAGAAGAACTGAAATACTGCAAGTTCCATTGCCAATGGAATCACAGGTctgaactaaataaaataaaatggctcTCAGTAAGTCAGAGAAAGGGAAGGCACTTATGTAATGCAGTTCATCTCactgtttttctttatctcctaGCTGTGCTTTAGACTTGACCAGTGAAATGCACAAACATTTTGCAGTCTAACATTATCCCAGTGGTACCTTTTCCCTATGCCAGAGgcacaaaaatttcattttctgggGTCAGAATAAAACAtgattatatagaaaaatatttaagtcaAGTATGGATTGCCACATCAACATTCCTCACTTGCCATTTTTTTCTACCAGTTCTGAAAGTGACAACAAACAAGATCTTTCCTATTGTATTTCCAAGAGACTATTTTCATATATCAAACCTATGCAAtcttccccccatttttttttcatcagtgcAGTGCTCCTGAGACACTGAATGAACGCTTATCATCCCTGCTGGGGTTGGTATGCACAAGCTGCCTCTTACCAGTGGGAACTCCATTATCCTCCAACGCTGAAACAAGGGAGCCACGGAGAGAAAATCCACCAACTGGCCTGTTTTCTTCCTGTAGACATAGAAAAGAAATCCAAATGAAAATCATGATTGCActaatgcaaaaagaaataagttCCCTTCATCTATAGAATAACATTTGCTCGAACTTGGACAAAATATTAGCAACAGAAGCTTCAGCTAGCATTGACAGCCCTGTGCACAAGTATCTGGGATACTTACAGAATCATTCCAAGGAAACTTGGACTTTTCCAGTCAGTATCAATTCTGTAATGTTGGCTTTAGGATAGGATGTCTATTAACTACATCTTCATGAATAAAGCCTGGTAATTACTTCTGGCCTGACCCTTTTTTCCTTGACAAAAAATCAGTTCTAcacaattaaaattttctttccttaaagcAGAATTTCTATCAGAATGACATCTAACCTATCCTGTCCATTCAAAAccacttttttctctgtttctaataattttacaaaaattggcATATTAATCAAGGATATCCAAAGAAGTACATCATTCATTGTTAAATTAATGTCATGTGGTAAATATGAGTTAGGAAGAAAAAGATGACTATGGGCTTTATGTCTCCAAGGGCTTTATGGAAGATATTCATAGATATTGCTTTAGCTGGGCCTTAAATGCTAAGTAGTATTTGAAAAGCTACAGAAGTAGGAGTGAATATCATTAGCAAAAACAGGACAGggcaagaaaatattttcaagaaatctGTTTGGTTGAGTCAGAAGGTTGAtgttgagaaatgaaaaataagactagaaaggtaggattGAGATTAGATTATGGAAGATTTGAATATAAGGAGGAGACTGAAATGTCATTGCCACAGGTGGGGCCTTCCAACAAGTAATCACAAGgaataattttgaagaaagatCTATGGAGAAGTGTAATGAAAATGATCTTTAAGAAAAAGCTGGTATACTTTGGAAGGGGAGGAAACtgaaagcaagaaacagaaaattctGTGAGGAAGGTTCTGCTGTGGTAATCAGAGGAAAAAAGTCAAAACTGTTGTCACTACAATCCGCTGAAACAGAAATAAAGTACAATAATAAATCTATTTAGGAtatctgggaaaagaaatgagaaagaagatgtCTGGGAAGGGTAATAAACATCACACCTCACATTTCATCATGaggtttttcctgaaatcagtCCTTTAGGGCAGGTATGGATTGCAAGTGTTAGCCTTCACCCCGCTCCAGGGCTGATGCTGAAGGGGCTACTGCTCACCTTGGAGGGGTTGTAATAGTGTAGGAAAGCAGGGTCACTCCTCAGAACAAAGCGCCTCACCTTCCAGTTTTTCCTCTTGTGTCCCTGGAACAGAGACGACTCGTTATTCCTCACAATCCTTGCACATGTGAAGCACATCTTTAAACAGGTTTGAGCAGAATCTGCAAACCAAAATGCTGTGACATTGTTCTGGGGCCTTCCCTGAAGTCAGCCTCTGATCACTTGAGTCTTCTGAGAAAAGAAGCTCCGTTGTGCAGAACGGATAGGGCCAAGAAGGCTAAGCAGAGATTGGAGTGTTTTGTCCTAATCCACACAAAAtttagggggaggaggagaagccGGGAAGCAAGTTAGGCAAAGGGAGTTTGCTTTTTAAGCAAACTTCACATTGATATTTTTTATGTTCATCAcatcatttctgattcttcatgactctatttggggttttcttggcaaaaactttggccatttctttctctagctcattggaaattgaggtaaacagggctaagtgacttgccccagatcaTACAGTTAAGGTACAGagttaaactcaggaagatgagtcttcctaacttcagacccagcactctattcattgcccCACTTAAtgatacagatatatgtatataagatacATAAAGCCCTGGCTCTGGCATATGCTGGTGGTGTGGCTTCAATATCCCAGACAGCTATAAGACTATGTCACAGATCCAAATGGGTGGAGGAGAGAATTTCCATAAATCAATAACACTACATCCAGATCTCTCCTCAAcattaacaaataaatacaaatatatttttgaactTGCTTCCTGTTGCTAATCTTTGTGCAATCCAAATTATACCACAGgatttttataaatgctttgcctctattttctgttctttccttacttcctgcTACTTTACTTCCTTCTGCCCAGTTGCAATGCTCACTTAGCTATTACCTGTTTGGCTAAATATCCTTGTTTAATCACTGTGCCACTCAGTTCAGCAGCGCTAAAGTtgaattcttcttttgaatttgtcttcTTCTTACAGCTTTCATtctataaaagataaaagaacaacGATTGGACttctaagaaaattaaattccttGATTCATCAATTCCTTGATCCAGATCAGAActtaaaatgaagtttttgtGTGACTAAATTCCACCTCTTTCCATAGCTGTGTAGCACATACTGCACAATTATTTCTAACCTCCTCTATGTAGGTTTCTCTCCAGCAGCAGGCAATGGAAAGGAAAGAGCTATAAATGGAGGTCCTGCTACCACTTACAAAAATGTAGAGGGCTGTGGAATCATCTAGGAACTGCTCTGCTAAATCCCCAGAGCGAATGGCCTCAGTGCTCCGGTTTCCAATGGGCTTAAGGAAGTTCTCCTCCATCAGCATGGAAGCAAGAGTGACGGCTTCAATCCTACTAGCGGCAAAGTGATTGGAGATCAGCCAGTCCACCAGAGAAGAGCctggggaaaggagaggacagGTCACATCTCACTAGGGCAGAAGCTACTGCCTCCTTCACAACTACATTGACCACCTTTCAGCATTTGGCCCTGGGAAACAGTCAGCCTCATCCCAAAGGAAAACAGATTGCACAACGTCAGAGCAGGCTGAAAGACTGTCAGAGTGCCCCACTATAATGGCAAAGAACACCAAGGGCACTTCTCCCTGCCCAGCAGCTTGCCAGCAAATTCTATATTAGAAAGCCCCAGGGACAACATAAGGCTCTGAGCTCAACTCGGGCAGGTCCAGGCACATTATCTCTGTAATCCCTAAAGCAAAATTCCACACTCCCATCTACCTGTGTATTTTCCAACGTGGAGTCCAAAGCACCCTCCCCTGCCAGCCTACAAGTGGCTGGCTTCTTGGACGTACCTATGAAGGTCTTTTTATAAGTGCTTCCCTGTTTCATATTCGGAGATGGGCGAATTCCACAGCTACTGTCATGCATCTTGTCAATTATGTCACTATACAATGCAAGAGAAAGAATTAGCGTCCTGTTCAATGTGGAGAAGACAGCCTTTTCCCAAACGTACAATTCAGCCAAGGTGTGTGAGGGAAGAGACTTGGCTGAAGGGGGTCTGTAGTAGGAAGTAGACTACTAATATATAGATTTAGCACCAATGCATCAGGATGGCTTGGAGGACTAGGAGGTAGCCTAACAATGGAAAAGGACTGGCAGAATTTGAGATCAAATATAACACCCTTCCTAATCTGGCCTAGCCCTAATTTTCCAGCCAATGCACTTTGCCATAGCAATGATACTGGCATCTTTGTTCCTCACACAAAATACAATCTCCCAATTCCAGACACTTTCACccttggaattctctccttccccatttcCATTATTCTGACctccatggattttttttcaaatcccagctaatcCCTCTCTATTggatttgtatgttgtctctctgattgagagcagggactggctatatttatacacacctgcatctttgatttccttcacaagctaattgtacaataattcagagtctgattctttttgtacagcaaaataatgttttggtcatgtatacttattgtgtatctaagttatattttaatatatttaacatctactggtcatcctgccatttaggggagggggtggggggggtaagaggtgaaaaattggaacaagaggtttggcaattgttaatgctgtaaagttacccatgtatatatcctgtaaattaaaggctattaaataaaaaaaaaaaaaaaagagagcagggactggaacacagtaggtacttaataaatgcttcttgattgactgAGATACTTCAAAGAACCATTTGTAggttgaaacaaaaaaagaacatcaaaCAGAGATGGAAAGGTTAGTAGGAACGACAGATTAAGTGTGTGACATTATTGGACAGGgaacagtggatagggcactggacttggagtcagatctgagttcaaatacagcgtTAGATACTAGCCGTGTGACACTGGGTGagtcaatttgcctcagtttcctcatctggctcCATAAAATGACCAAAATGTGTCATTCAATCACTGGCCTTTAAAAGCTCTGAAGATGGTGATAAATTAAAAGACAGTCACACTCACTGAAGGCTGATATGAGAGGGAAGCTGGAAGGAGTTTTTCATGAGATGGAGCTGCTGGACTTTTCCAGGTTGTCCAGCGTGAATCGCACCCGTTATCTCAAAGGCCCAAGCATCCCGATCTTCTCTGGAACAGGCCTCCAAGAAGTAGTCTGTGGATGTTCTGGTCCTTAGCTTAATGAGGAGCTGTGGCAGGAAACAGAGTCAATCAAACCAATTGGAACTTGCATGGAACATGCAGAGCAGCGGAAGGGTTTGGACCCCCTCTGGGACCCACTCAGGATGGCCCAAAGGATCCCATGCAGCCAAAAAGCCTCATGGACCAATGAGACTGAGTCCTAGACACTTAAAAACAATTGGCATCTCAGGTCCTAAGGGAGAATGACTTTCTAAAAATCTAAAATGCTCATTACCCATCAATTATTACCGTCTCCCAAGTTTGCTTAGTCTTTGAATAGTACACGTAGAGAGACTCATGACTTCATTATAAAGCTGGAAATGACCTCCACTTGTTATCTTTTGAAATTGGTTATCAACAATACTCTTGAATGTCATTTACTAAAGATCATTAAAATGAAACGTTTAGAGGAGCTGTGGAGAAAATGGAGTAAAATGGCAAGAGGACCCTCTGTCACCCATTGACTATGGAACTTTGAATAAGACATTGAACTTCtgtttttatcagaaaaatgaggagattggattgGATGGTCTCTCTGGTTCCTTCTGGCCCTAAATCTGTGCTGATGAACTTGTCCCTACTCTTGCTCCTCAACCTTGGATGCTAATAACAAAagcttttttccagggaagacaATCTGACTACATTTAGAG harbors:
- the PLEK2 gene encoding pleckstrin-2 isoform X1 gives rise to the protein MEQEGGVLKEGFLVKRGHIVHNWKVRWFVLKQNTLLYYKLEGGRKGTSPKGQILLDGCTITCPCLEYETRPLLIKLRTRTSTDYFLEACSREDRDAWAFEITGAIHAGQPGKVQQLHLMKNSFQLPSHISLHDIIDKMHDSSCGIRPSPNMKQGSTYKKTFIGSSLVDWLISNHFAASRIEAVTLASMLMEENFLKPIGNRSTEAIRSGDLAEQFLDDSTALYIFNESCKKKTNSKEEFNFSAAELSGTVIKQGYLAKQGHKRKNWKVRRFVLRSDPAFLHYYNPSKEENRPVGGFSLRGSLVSALEDNGVPTGVKGNVQGNLFKVITKDDVHYYIQASSKAERAEWIEAIKRLT
- the PLEK2 gene encoding pleckstrin-2 isoform X2; the protein is MEQEGGVLKEGFLVKRGHIVHNWKVRWFVLKQNTLLYYKLEGGRKGTSPKGQILLDGCTITCPCLEYETRPLLIKLRTRTSTDYFLEACSREDRDAWAFEITGAIHAGQPGKVQQLHLMKNSFQLPSHISLHDIIDKMHDSSCGIRPSPNMKQGSTYKKTFIGSSLVDWLISNHFAASRIEAVTLASMLMEENFLKPIGNRSTEAIRSGDLAEQFLDDSTALYIFNESCKKKTNSKEEFNFSAAELSGTVIKQGYLAKQGHKRKNWKEENRPVGGFSLRGSLVSALEDNGVPTGVKGNVQGNLFKVITKDDVHYYIQASSKAERAEWIEAIKRLT